From the genome of Polyangiaceae bacterium, one region includes:
- a CDS encoding serine/threonine-protein kinase has protein sequence MAKASTGRGTLAQTLERDGPLGPAEAARLGARLAHIVGELHSRGSVHGALSADAIYYTSPDEVELAAGSAESAQRYLAPERLSNTLSHATASDVWSLGVVLYESVCGHTPYPHTGKRLLESLTNNGVPKLQRLAPWIDAQLATLVHEALVVAPPEQRPSAQTLADELAACAARLDPRAGRVIPNAVGNSDATPPAEEAPNGAAGDDDNDGRSYDIEKGKDVSASERESAETVRSGPERPEVEPFALAVGDSVAGYPLLRLLGSGGMGSVFETRDPQGTPLALKVMRPDGLSAEAIRRFAREARSAMRIDSEHVTRVLEVNTTHTPPFMVMELLSGRDLSSTLTRTGALPPAVAARIIADACIGLAAAHDLGLVHRDIKPSNIFLHENEDDTITVKLCDFGVVKQELPATDESSALTQTGGLVGTPAYMSPEQVQSPKSVDGRTDLWSMALSLHAALSGQKPWAECKDFGEILVALYTKDVPHIQAVAPWVGPELALAVHAGLQRDRSKRIGSARELAERLEPLAADAPLTKSALRPLAPQERESEAERAPASAVDDAAVGSKPSRRATAVLAVGAIALVGVASTLAWRDRGAPSPVASAAPAKCEDAAGCSKSLGEPARCREDGTCVALGSAQCRVEVEPGATRRDDTVWIGTMFPQGSNDPTQKTLGESAQRAAALAVREVSKVAGGVPSGSTTRPIGLIACDDAADPDAAARHLVEDVRVAAVIGFGENAGARDLLRTRFVNNDVLILAAINGSSLSEKARQPPDAPRLVWRSFANASRVRALGKLVAKFAEPRLRREQPSLRSKPLNVSLCLPQDESGKRLAADLLAVLRFNDKPAVDNGEHFQKVALTASGTEGTRAAQAIAKLVDRRPHVVILHDADDATLGRVIAPLEERWASNTKHRPLYVVGAALDASGALPDLMQRHPTLGGRVIGLAPKATPATAAFTRRYDAAARDRQTSSDAAGSAYDSAYVVAYALAALPPGPATGRALSRAIERLLSPGEPVEVGPIDLTKGFVALQQGKRIDLIGARSQLDFDLNSGEPLDDIAVACARSSSTGVRFVESGLVYDRKADALTGTFDCRPEVTAAASADEAASHPSEAAANQGSVAPKQGQDLEQPSAVDLPKPVLLVLKEYVSLLRDSPDLEECAKRFLRIAGGVLVTEAGTELVTTVKRFSLRRDFDNIKTYAYPPRITRVTKSTSKASGFGPSMIRGEVYQIWLAKKAGAGGLPAPISILWPREHASIKQPKIIAIGAL, from the coding sequence ATGGCGAAGGCAAGCACCGGACGCGGAACCCTCGCGCAGACGCTCGAACGCGACGGGCCCTTGGGACCAGCGGAGGCTGCGCGGCTGGGCGCGCGACTGGCCCACATCGTGGGGGAGCTGCACTCGCGCGGCAGTGTGCATGGCGCATTGAGTGCGGACGCCATCTACTACACTTCACCGGACGAGGTCGAGCTCGCCGCGGGCAGCGCTGAGAGTGCACAGCGGTACTTGGCTCCGGAGCGCCTGAGCAACACCCTAAGTCACGCTACCGCGAGCGACGTCTGGTCGCTTGGCGTGGTCCTCTACGAGTCAGTGTGCGGTCACACGCCCTACCCCCACACCGGCAAGAGGCTGCTCGAGAGCCTGACCAACAACGGCGTGCCCAAGCTGCAGCGCCTCGCGCCCTGGATCGACGCGCAGTTGGCGACCCTGGTTCACGAAGCCCTCGTCGTTGCGCCTCCGGAGCAACGGCCCAGCGCTCAGACACTCGCCGACGAACTGGCCGCTTGCGCGGCTCGCCTCGATCCCCGCGCGGGACGCGTGATCCCGAACGCCGTTGGCAATAGCGACGCCACGCCACCCGCTGAGGAAGCACCGAACGGTGCTGCGGGTGACGACGACAACGACGGCCGCAGCTACGACATTGAAAAAGGCAAGGACGTCTCCGCCTCTGAACGTGAAAGCGCCGAGACCGTGCGCTCCGGACCCGAGCGCCCGGAGGTGGAGCCCTTCGCCCTCGCGGTGGGTGACAGCGTCGCCGGCTACCCACTGCTGCGCCTGCTCGGCTCGGGCGGAATGGGCTCGGTCTTCGAGACCCGTGACCCGCAGGGCACGCCACTCGCGCTGAAGGTGATGCGCCCCGACGGGCTGTCCGCGGAGGCGATACGGCGTTTTGCGCGTGAAGCGCGGAGCGCCATGCGCATCGACAGTGAGCACGTGACTCGAGTGTTGGAAGTGAACACCACCCACACGCCGCCCTTCATGGTCATGGAGCTGCTCTCGGGCCGTGACCTCTCCTCCACCCTGACGCGGACCGGCGCGCTGCCACCTGCGGTCGCAGCGCGGATCATCGCGGACGCGTGCATTGGCCTGGCGGCGGCCCACGACCTGGGCTTGGTGCACCGCGACATCAAACCAAGCAACATCTTCCTGCACGAGAACGAAGACGACACCATCACCGTCAAGCTCTGCGACTTCGGCGTCGTCAAGCAAGAGCTACCCGCGACGGACGAAAGTTCGGCGCTGACCCAGACCGGCGGTCTGGTCGGCACTCCCGCCTACATGTCGCCGGAACAAGTCCAGAGTCCGAAGTCCGTCGATGGCCGAACGGATCTCTGGAGCATGGCGCTTTCCCTGCACGCAGCGCTGAGCGGGCAAAAGCCCTGGGCCGAGTGCAAAGACTTCGGTGAGATCCTGGTCGCGCTCTACACCAAGGACGTTCCGCACATTCAAGCCGTGGCGCCTTGGGTGGGTCCCGAGCTCGCGCTGGCGGTTCACGCTGGACTGCAGCGCGACCGCAGCAAGCGCATCGGAAGTGCTCGCGAGCTCGCCGAACGACTCGAACCCCTGGCAGCGGACGCGCCCCTCACGAAAAGCGCTCTGCGCCCCCTTGCGCCTCAGGAGCGCGAGTCCGAAGCGGAGCGCGCCCCCGCCAGCGCCGTCGACGACGCGGCGGTGGGCAGCAAACCGTCCCGCCGCGCGACCGCGGTACTCGCCGTCGGCGCGATTGCTCTCGTGGGCGTCGCCTCCACGCTTGCGTGGCGCGATCGTGGCGCGCCGAGCCCCGTCGCCTCGGCCGCTCCCGCAAAGTGCGAAGACGCCGCGGGTTGCTCGAAGAGCCTGGGTGAACCAGCACGTTGCCGGGAGGACGGCACCTGCGTCGCGCTCGGCTCTGCGCAGTGTCGCGTCGAAGTGGAGCCGGGCGCGACCCGTCGGGATGACACGGTCTGGATCGGAACCATGTTTCCCCAAGGTTCCAACGACCCCACCCAGAAGACGCTCGGCGAGTCTGCCCAGCGCGCGGCTGCCCTGGCCGTGCGCGAAGTCTCGAAAGTGGCGGGCGGCGTGCCGTCCGGCTCGACCACGCGTCCAATCGGCTTGATTGCCTGCGACGATGCAGCCGACCCCGATGCGGCGGCGCGACACTTGGTCGAAGACGTTCGGGTCGCCGCGGTCATCGGCTTCGGTGAGAACGCGGGCGCGCGGGATCTTCTTCGCACCCGGTTCGTGAACAACGACGTGCTCATTCTGGCGGCAATCAATGGCAGCTCGCTGTCGGAGAAAGCACGCCAACCTCCCGACGCGCCGCGGCTGGTCTGGCGCAGCTTCGCGAACGCGTCTCGTGTGCGCGCCTTGGGAAAGCTGGTCGCAAAGTTCGCGGAGCCCAGGCTGCGACGCGAACAGCCATCGCTGCGGAGCAAGCCGCTCAACGTGAGCCTGTGCCTTCCCCAAGACGAGAGCGGCAAGAGGCTGGCGGCCGATCTGCTCGCAGTGCTGCGCTTCAACGACAAGCCCGCGGTCGACAATGGTGAGCACTTCCAGAAAGTCGCTCTGACGGCATCAGGCACGGAAGGCACTCGCGCCGCGCAGGCAATCGCGAAACTCGTCGATCGTCGGCCACATGTCGTCATCCTTCATGATGCCGACGACGCTACGCTCGGGCGCGTGATCGCGCCCTTGGAAGAGCGCTGGGCCTCGAACACCAAACATCGTCCTTTGTACGTCGTCGGTGCAGCCCTCGACGCCAGCGGCGCGTTGCCAGATCTGATGCAGCGCCATCCCACGCTCGGCGGGCGCGTCATCGGGCTTGCGCCCAAGGCTACCCCCGCTACGGCAGCGTTCACCCGGCGCTACGACGCAGCGGCTCGGGACCGGCAGACTTCGTCCGATGCAGCCGGATCGGCGTACGATTCCGCCTATGTCGTGGCCTACGCGCTGGCTGCGCTACCGCCCGGGCCCGCCACGGGCAGGGCCCTTTCCCGTGCGATCGAGCGGCTGCTGTCGCCCGGCGAACCCGTTGAAGTCGGCCCCATCGATCTCACGAAGGGTTTTGTCGCGCTGCAACAGGGCAAGCGCATCGATCTGATCGGGGCGCGAAGCCAGCTCGACTTCGATCTGAACAGCGGCGAGCCCCTTGATGATATCGCGGTAGCCTGTGCACGTTCGTCGTCAACGGGCGTCCGCTTCGTCGAGTCTGGTCTGGTCTATGACCGGAAGGCGGACGCACTGACGGGAACCTTCGATTGCCGGCCGGAGGTGACGGCCGCAGCGAGCGCGGACGAAGCAGCGTCGCATCCGAGCGAAGCAGCCGCGAACCAAGGGTCAGTGGCCCCCAAACAGGGACAAGACCTAGAACAGCCCAGTGCCGTCGATCTGCCCAAGCCCGTGCTGCTGGTACTGAAGGAATACGTGTCGCTGCTACGCGACAGCCCCGACCTGGAAGAGTGCGCGAAGCGATTCCTGCGCATCGCCGGAGGTGTGCTCGTGACCGAAGCGGGCACCGAACTGGTAACAACGGTGAAGCGCTTCTCGCTCCGCCGCGACTTCGACAACATCAAGACCTACGCCTACCCGCCGCGCATCACCCGTGTCACCAAGTCAACTTCCAAGGCAAGCGGCTTCGGCCCGAGCATGATTCGCGGCGAGGTCTATCAGATCTGGCTGGCGAAGAAGGCCGGTGCTGGCGGACTGCCCGCACCCATTTCCATCCTGTGGCCCCGAGAGCACGCCAGCATCAAGCAGCCGAAGATCATCGCCATCGGCGCGCTCTAG
- a CDS encoding aminotransferase class III-fold pyridoxal phosphate-dependent enzyme: MNADEMIRLCKAHTMYTWSAGDSVNPLPVARAEGVYLYTPDGKRILDFNSQLMSVLVGHSHPKVVARMKEAADKLIYVYPQTATEVRARFSKKLADLTPGDINTFYYTLGGAEANESAIRAAKLFTGREKILSRYRSYHGGTNATMQLTGDPRRWANEPGMPGVIRVMDPHPYDYSFGKTDEEITKNNLTYLEEVIRYEGPQNIAAMFIETVTGTNGILPPPKGYLQGLRQLLDKYGILMVCDEVMAGMGRTGKLYAFEHGDIVPDMVTMAKGLTSSYVPLGALGMRDEIAEHFRKNVYWGGLTYNSHPFCLEVADAVLDVMVEEKLVERAAELEHVMRREMDALEKKHPSMREGRCIGLFGIIETQKNSKGEFLAPYNGSHPAMDKLAKFFKDEGLFTFVRWSSFMCNPPLTITEAQLKEGFAIIDRGLSITDEAFEG, from the coding sequence ATGAACGCTGACGAAATGATCCGCCTGTGCAAGGCGCACACGATGTACACCTGGTCCGCTGGCGACAGCGTCAATCCGCTGCCGGTGGCGCGCGCGGAAGGCGTGTACCTCTACACCCCCGACGGCAAGCGCATCCTGGACTTCAATAGTCAGCTGATGAGCGTGCTGGTGGGGCACAGCCACCCCAAGGTGGTGGCGCGGATGAAAGAAGCCGCGGACAAGCTGATCTACGTCTACCCGCAGACGGCGACGGAGGTCCGCGCGCGCTTTTCCAAGAAGCTCGCGGATCTGACCCCCGGCGACATCAACACCTTCTACTACACCCTGGGTGGTGCCGAGGCGAACGAGAGCGCCATCCGTGCCGCGAAGCTCTTCACGGGGCGTGAGAAGATCCTGTCACGCTATCGCAGCTATCACGGCGGCACCAACGCCACGATGCAGCTCACTGGCGATCCGCGACGATGGGCCAACGAGCCCGGCATGCCCGGCGTGATCCGTGTGATGGATCCGCATCCTTACGACTACTCCTTCGGCAAGACGGACGAGGAGATCACGAAGAACAACCTGACCTACCTGGAAGAGGTCATTCGCTACGAGGGACCGCAGAACATCGCGGCCATGTTCATCGAGACGGTGACCGGTACGAACGGCATCTTGCCGCCGCCGAAGGGATACCTGCAGGGGCTGCGCCAGCTGCTGGACAAGTACGGCATCTTGATGGTGTGCGACGAAGTCATGGCAGGCATGGGACGCACGGGAAAGCTCTATGCTTTCGAGCACGGCGACATCGTTCCGGACATGGTCACCATGGCCAAGGGCCTGACCAGTAGCTACGTGCCCCTGGGCGCGCTGGGCATGCGCGACGAGATCGCCGAGCATTTTCGCAAGAACGTCTATTGGGGCGGCTTGACCTACAACTCGCACCCGTTCTGTCTGGAAGTGGCGGACGCCGTGCTCGACGTCATGGTCGAAGAGAAGCTGGTGGAGCGCGCTGCGGAGTTGGAGCACGTGATGCGGCGCGAGATGGACGCACTCGAGAAGAAGCATCCGTCCATGCGCGAGGGGCGCTGCATCGGGCTCTTCGGCATCATCGAGACCCAAAAGAACTCCAAGGGCGAGTTTCTGGCGCCCTACAACGGCAGCCACCCGGCGATGGACAAGCTGGCGAAGTTCTTCAAGGACGAGGGACTGTTCACTTTCGTGCGTTGGAGCTCCTTCATGTGCAACCCGCCCTTGACCATTACGGAAGCGCAGCTGAAGGAAGGCTTCGCGATCATCGATCGGGGCCTGAGCATCACTGACGAAGCCTTCGAAGGCTAG
- a CDS encoding redoxin domain-containing protein codes for MSKTATSRLGVEPTAGTDAPAAPEWTVETWLNHSGDLSLAELRGRVVVVHAFQMLCPGCVLHGIPQAQRVRAAFSPEDVAVIGLHCVFEHHEAMRPVSLRAFLHEYKVDFPVAVDSPGANSPIPQTMAAYGMRGTPTLLLVDHQGRLRLHAFGKMEDLSLGAAIAMLVAERAADS; via the coding sequence ATGTCAAAGACGGCGACTTCTAGACTTGGAGTCGAGCCGACAGCGGGCACGGATGCGCCCGCCGCGCCGGAGTGGACGGTCGAGACCTGGCTGAACCACTCCGGCGATCTCTCGCTCGCAGAGCTACGGGGCCGAGTGGTCGTCGTTCACGCTTTCCAGATGCTGTGCCCAGGCTGTGTCTTGCACGGTATTCCCCAGGCGCAGCGCGTTCGGGCCGCGTTTTCTCCCGAAGACGTTGCGGTGATCGGTCTGCACTGCGTGTTCGAGCACCACGAAGCGATGCGTCCAGTCTCGCTACGGGCGTTTCTGCACGAGTACAAGGTCGACTTCCCGGTCGCCGTCGACTCGCCGGGCGCGAACTCCCCAATTCCGCAGACGATGGCGGCGTATGGCATGCGAGGCACCCCGACGTTGCTCCTCGTCGACCACCAGGGTCGCTTGCGACTCCACGCCTTCGGAAAGATGGAGGACCTCAGCCTGGGGGCCGCGATCGCGATGCTCGTGGCCGAGCGGGCTGCGGATTCCTAG
- a CDS encoding CoA-acylating methylmalonate-semialdehyde dehydrogenase: MSSQVFPAFKATSYDFVEYAPVKNWIGGEWVSSKSGQTLEITNPRHGKVMGNVVMSGAEDVKAAVAAAKKAALVWRATPIKERAQVMYKLKELMERDLEELSWLVAHENGKVIDEARAEVLKGIECVEFGASIPNLGGGDQLEVSRGVTCAQRHEPLGVVAGITPFNFPIMVPLWMLPQALVGGNAFILKPSEQVPYGAAKLAALLEEAGLPKGVFNVVNGGPDAVNALADDPDVKAIGFVGSTPIAKMLYGRGAQTGKSMLCLGGAKNHLIVVPDADPRITADNVVASFTGCAGQRCMAAAVLVAVGDVGHIIDKIKDKASTLVLGKDIGPIINEKSARRIRSIVDDAEKNGAKILVDGRNGKADPGGQWVGATVIDHVKPGTQAATDEIFGPVLSIIHVNNVDEAIALENASPYGNASSIYTTSGAVAEYVTARVEAGMIGVNIGVPVPREPFGFGGWNYSKFGHGNITGMDGYRFWTRPRKITSKWDVAPDNNWMS, encoded by the coding sequence ATGAGCAGCCAAGTGTTCCCCGCCTTCAAGGCCACGAGCTACGACTTCGTCGAGTACGCCCCCGTCAAGAACTGGATTGGTGGCGAATGGGTGTCGAGCAAGTCTGGGCAGACCCTAGAGATCACGAATCCTCGCCACGGCAAGGTGATGGGCAACGTGGTGATGAGCGGAGCCGAAGACGTGAAGGCGGCTGTGGCTGCCGCAAAGAAGGCGGCCCTCGTTTGGCGCGCGACGCCGATCAAGGAGCGCGCGCAGGTCATGTACAAGCTCAAGGAGCTGATGGAGCGAGACTTGGAGGAACTCTCCTGGCTCGTGGCTCACGAGAACGGCAAAGTGATCGATGAGGCCCGCGCCGAGGTGCTGAAGGGCATCGAATGCGTGGAGTTCGGCGCGTCGATCCCCAACTTGGGCGGCGGCGATCAGCTCGAGGTGAGCCGCGGCGTCACGTGCGCCCAGCGCCACGAGCCCCTGGGCGTGGTGGCGGGCATCACCCCCTTCAATTTCCCGATCATGGTGCCACTGTGGATGCTGCCCCAGGCGCTGGTCGGCGGAAACGCCTTCATCCTGAAGCCCAGTGAGCAGGTGCCCTACGGCGCAGCGAAGCTAGCGGCGCTGCTGGAAGAGGCGGGCTTGCCCAAGGGCGTCTTCAACGTGGTCAACGGCGGCCCCGACGCCGTCAACGCCTTGGCCGACGATCCCGACGTGAAGGCCATCGGCTTCGTGGGCTCGACGCCCATCGCGAAGATGCTCTACGGCCGCGGCGCGCAGACGGGCAAGAGCATGCTGTGCCTGGGTGGCGCCAAGAACCACCTGATCGTGGTGCCCGACGCAGATCCGAGGATCACCGCGGACAACGTGGTCGCTAGCTTCACCGGTTGCGCCGGTCAGCGCTGCATGGCCGCGGCGGTGCTCGTGGCCGTGGGCGACGTCGGTCACATCATCGACAAGATCAAAGACAAGGCATCGACCTTGGTCCTCGGCAAGGACATCGGCCCGATCATCAACGAAAAGAGCGCACGGCGCATTCGCTCCATCGTCGACGACGCCGAGAAGAACGGCGCGAAGATCCTGGTCGACGGTCGCAATGGCAAGGCCGACCCGGGCGGTCAGTGGGTCGGGGCCACGGTCATCGACCACGTCAAGCCTGGCACCCAAGCCGCCACCGACGAGATCTTTGGCCCGGTGCTGTCCATCATCCACGTGAACAACGTGGACGAAGCCATCGCCCTGGAGAACGCCAGCCCCTACGGCAACGCGTCGAGCATCTACACGACCAGCGGCGCCGTGGCGGAGTACGTCACCGCGCGGGTGGAGGCCGGCATGATCGGCGTGAACATCGGCGTGCCCGTGCCCCGAGAGCCCTTCGGCTTCGGAGGCTGGAACTACTCCAAGTTCGGTCACGGCAACATCACCGGTATGGACGGCTATCGCTTCTGGACGCGCCCCCGCAAGATCACCAGCAAGTGGGACGTCGCTCCGGACAACAACTGGATGAGCTGA
- a CDS encoding protoglobin domain-containing protein gives MSSIPGYTLGTAAVAPSPVSLADFDRMKASVLFDDEDVKYLRVSHDVVKDQVEAILDVWYGFVGSQPHLLASFTAKADGKPLSDYLGAVRRRFGQWILDTARAEYDQKWLDYQHEIGLRHHRSKKNATDGAASTDIVPFRDMFALVFPVTFTLRPFLAKKGHPVEEIDKMYAAWLKSCLLQVTLWSHPYVKDGDF, from the coding sequence ATGAGCAGCATACCTGGTTACACCCTAGGAACCGCGGCGGTTGCCCCGTCGCCAGTCAGCCTTGCAGACTTCGACCGAATGAAGGCCAGCGTGCTCTTCGACGACGAAGACGTGAAGTACCTGCGCGTCTCACACGACGTCGTGAAGGACCAAGTGGAGGCGATTCTCGACGTCTGGTACGGCTTCGTGGGCAGCCAGCCCCATCTCCTGGCGTCGTTCACGGCGAAAGCCGACGGCAAGCCCCTGAGCGACTATCTCGGCGCGGTCCGCCGACGCTTCGGACAATGGATCCTCGATACCGCGCGTGCCGAGTACGATCAAAAATGGCTCGACTATCAGCATGAGATCGGATTGCGCCACCATCGCTCCAAGAAGAACGCGACGGACGGTGCAGCGTCGACCGATATCGTGCCGTTTCGGGACATGTTTGCACTCGTGTTTCCGGTGACGTTCACACTCCGGCCCTTTCTCGCGAAGAAGGGACACCCGGTCGAGGAGATCGACAAGATGTACGCGGCATGGCTCAAGTCCTGCCTGCTGCAAGTCACGCTCTGGAGCCATCCCTATGTCAAAGACGGCGACTTCTAG
- a CDS encoding MarR family winged helix-turn-helix transcriptional regulator — protein sequence MAGKRLPFFEENSEPIAERIATGLHKIGLAMKQQAWQQANEEGLSATQGQILAALVTEGPLSGKELGERLGLTLPTISDSVRALVEKELATKSPDPRHPRASLVKPTARGKTLGARARSWPEFMAGAVEELSSDEQRAFYAGVVKMIRTLQEEGLVPVSGMCVSCTYFRPNAHEGASPHHCELVGAPIAVHQLRLDCPDHAMASPKARQDIWKQFMRPS from the coding sequence ATGGCTGGGAAGCGTCTCCCGTTCTTCGAGGAAAACAGCGAACCGATTGCCGAGCGGATCGCCACGGGCCTGCACAAGATTGGGCTCGCCATGAAGCAGCAAGCGTGGCAGCAGGCGAACGAAGAGGGCCTGTCGGCGACCCAGGGCCAGATCTTGGCGGCGTTGGTCACCGAGGGCCCGCTGTCTGGCAAGGAGCTGGGCGAGCGCCTCGGCCTGACGTTGCCAACCATCAGCGACTCCGTGCGAGCACTGGTCGAGAAGGAGCTCGCGACGAAGTCGCCGGACCCGCGACATCCCCGGGCCAGCCTCGTGAAGCCCACTGCGCGAGGGAAGACCCTCGGAGCGCGAGCGCGGTCATGGCCGGAGTTCATGGCTGGAGCGGTGGAAGAACTCTCTTCTGACGAGCAGCGCGCGTTCTACGCGGGCGTCGTGAAGATGATACGGACGTTGCAGGAAGAGGGGCTGGTGCCGGTGAGCGGGATGTGCGTCTCGTGCACGTACTTCCGGCCCAACGCGCACGAGGGGGCGTCTCCCCATCACTGCGAGCTGGTAGGTGCCCCCATCGCGGTGCATCAACTTCGGCTCGATTGTCCCGACCACGCGATGGCAAGCCCCAAGGCGCGGCAAGACATCTGGAAGCAGTTCATGCGGCCCAGCTAG
- the hydA gene encoding dihydropyrimidinase produces MSILIKNGRVVTATDDYYADVFVDGEIIKTIGQGLDVKADKVIDAKGKLVIPGGIDPHTHLDMPFGGTTSADDFESGTLAAAFGGTTTLIDFAIQTKGESTLKGLDAWHAKAEGKATIDYGFHMIVTDMEDSRLGEMDKLVEAGVTSYKLFMAYPGVLYVDDGTLYRTFRRAGENGTRICMHAENGIVIDEIIKAAVKDGKLEPRWHAHTRPTRMEAEGVYRSIAIAEVADVPLHIVHLSSADALEQVKLARQRGVDVQAETCPQYLFLDESYYDKPNFEGAKYVMTPALREKWNQDVLWQGLKFGHLSLVATDHCPFCFKDQKELGRESFTKIPNGAPGVENRMALIYQGVKKGWLNLNRFVEITSTSAAKTFGLFPKKGTIAVGSDADIVIFDPERKLTISAKDQDTHHMKVDYSTYEGFEIQGYPETVISRGRLVVEGRKAGVKGGGKFIKRARAGELLR; encoded by the coding sequence ATGAGCATCTTGATCAAGAACGGGCGGGTGGTGACGGCTACGGACGACTACTACGCGGACGTGTTCGTCGACGGCGAGATCATCAAGACCATCGGGCAAGGGCTCGACGTCAAGGCCGACAAGGTCATCGACGCCAAGGGCAAGCTCGTGATCCCTGGCGGCATCGATCCGCACACGCATTTGGACATGCCCTTCGGCGGCACGACGAGCGCCGATGACTTCGAGAGCGGCACCCTGGCCGCTGCTTTCGGCGGCACGACCACCCTGATCGACTTCGCCATCCAGACCAAGGGCGAGAGCACTCTCAAGGGGCTCGACGCTTGGCACGCCAAGGCCGAGGGTAAGGCGACCATCGACTACGGCTTCCACATGATCGTCACGGACATGGAGGACAGCCGCCTGGGCGAGATGGACAAGCTCGTGGAAGCGGGGGTCACTTCCTACAAGCTGTTCATGGCCTATCCCGGCGTGCTCTACGTCGACGACGGCACTCTGTACCGCACCTTCCGCCGGGCCGGCGAGAACGGCACGCGCATCTGCATGCACGCTGAAAACGGCATCGTGATCGACGAGATCATCAAAGCAGCAGTGAAAGACGGGAAGCTCGAGCCGCGCTGGCACGCACACACGCGGCCCACGCGCATGGAGGCCGAGGGCGTGTATCGCTCGATTGCCATCGCCGAGGTCGCGGACGTGCCTCTGCACATCGTGCACTTGTCCTCCGCCGATGCTCTGGAGCAGGTGAAGCTCGCCCGTCAGCGGGGCGTGGACGTGCAGGCGGAGACCTGCCCCCAGTACCTGTTCCTGGACGAGAGCTACTACGACAAGCCGAACTTCGAGGGCGCCAAGTACGTGATGACGCCCGCGCTGCGCGAGAAGTGGAACCAAGACGTGCTGTGGCAGGGCTTGAAGTTCGGTCACTTGTCTTTGGTTGCGACCGACCACTGCCCCTTCTGCTTCAAGGATCAAAAAGAGCTGGGCCGCGAGTCCTTCACCAAGATCCCGAACGGAGCCCCCGGCGTGGAGAATCGCATGGCGCTCATCTATCAAGGGGTGAAGAAGGGTTGGCTGAATCTCAACCGCTTCGTGGAGATCACCAGCACCTCGGCCGCGAAGACCTTCGGCCTGTTCCCCAAAAAGGGCACGATCGCCGTGGGCAGCGACGCCGACATCGTGATCTTCGATCCGGAGCGCAAGCTCACCATTAGCGCCAAGGATCAGGACACCCACCACATGAAGGTCGACTACTCGACCTACGAGGGTTTCGAGATCCAAGGCTATCCGGAGACCGTCATCTCGCGCGGGCGCCTGGTGGTCGAAGGCCGCAAAGCCGGCGTCAAAGGCGGCGGCAAGTTCATCAAGCGCGCGCGCGCAGGGGAGTTGCTGCGCTGA